A single genomic interval of Coturnix japonica isolate 7356 chromosome 14, Coturnix japonica 2.1, whole genome shotgun sequence harbors:
- the METTL9 gene encoding methyltransferase-like protein 9: protein MRLWLCWLGCYTVLLWELRRRMWAGPARYLRSPLSRSLYANMMGSHGPTAPSAGETHQWYVCNTEQLSESLQPVFVQSYLDQGTQIFLNNSIEKSGWLFIQLYHSFVSSIFSLFMSRTSINGLLGRGSMFVFSPEQFQRLLKINPEWKSHRLLDLGAGDGEVTKVMSPHFEEIYATELSETMIWQLQKKKYRVLGINEWQNTGFQYDVISCLNLLDRCDQPLTVLKDIRSVLEPTRGRVILALVLPFHPYVENVGGKWEKPSEVLEIKGHTWEEQVNSLPEVFGKAGFAIEAFTRLPYLCEGDMYNDYYVLDDAVFVLKPV from the exons ATGAGactgtggctgtgctggctgggctgCTACACcgtgctgctgtgggagctgaggaggaggatgtgggCTGGTCCCGCCAGGTACCTGCGGAGCCCTTTATCCAGGTCCCTCTACGCGAATATGATGGGCAGCCACGGCCCGACCGCGCCGAGCGCCGGGGAGACCCACCAG TGGTATGTCTGCAACACAGAACAGTTGTCTGAATCCCTTCAGCCTGTTTTTGTCCAGAGTTACCTTGACCAAGGAACGCAGATCTTCTTAAACAACAGCATTGAAAAATCAGGCTGGCTGTTTATCCAGCTCTATCACTCTTTTGTGTCCTCAATTTTTAGCCTTTTTATGTCTAGAACATCTATCAATGG GCTGCTGGGAAGGGGCtcaatgtttgtgttttcccCAGAACAATTTCAAAGActgcttaaaataaatccagaatGGAAATCCCACAGACTGCTCGATTTaggagcaggagatggagaggtTACTAAAGTCATGAGTCCTCACTTTGAAGAAATCTATGCCACTGAATTGTCTGAAACTATGATATGgcagcttcagaagaaaaaatacag GGTGCTTGGTATAAATGAATGGCAGAACACAGGATTTCAGTATGATGTTATCAGCTGTTTGAATTTGCTGGATCGTTGTGATCAGCCACTGACTGTATTAAAAGATATTAGAAGTGTACTGGAGCCAACTAGAGGCAGAGTCATTCTAGCATTAGTTCTGCCATTTCACCCGTACGTGGAAAATG tagGTGGCAAGTGGGAAAAGCCCTCAGAAGTTTTGGAAATCAAAGGACACACTTGGGAAGAACAGGTTAATAGCCTGCCAGAAGTATTCGGTAAAGCTGGTTTTGCCATAGAGGCTTTCACCAGACTGCCATACCTATGTGAAGGTGATATGTATAATGACTACTATGTACTAGATGATGCTGTCTTTGTCCTGAAGCCGGTGTAA
- the IGSF6 gene encoding immunoglobulin superfamily member 6, with protein sequence MAPVNKSNKALVLALDWILYSVGATGSCHVTVTQPRFQEAEHSAHTALLPCAFSAHGCFPAQPQVLWFRFFTDRHEDLCTPDCTNRQKFQVHSSSENNHSLQINNLTVNDSALYFCGIAFANSGSPHSKQTGDGTVLTKRERHDTEEFNSMIIISTLLLLYSITVFTILIGHKLKQKLLNRSGNEGQRTENCKISSGRKIFRAIAQELQKQQHAQHCHQPDHLEDDTIYQNR encoded by the exons ATGGCACCTGTCAACAAATCGAACAAAGCGCTAGTGCTGGCACTTGACTGGATTCTGTACAGTGTTG GTGCTACAGGTAGCTGCCATGTCACTGTAACACAGCCCAGGTTTCAGGAAGCTGAACACTCTGCTCACACTGCGCTCCTACCCTGTGCTTTCTCAGCCCATGGATGCTTCCCAGCTCAGCCTCAAGTCCTGTGGTTTCGCTTTTTTACTGACAGACACGAGGATCTGTGTACTCCTGACTGCACGAATCGGCAGAAGTTCCAAGTACATTCATCATCAGAAAATAACCATTCCCTTCAAATCAACAACCTGACCGTAAACGACAgtgctctttatttctgtgggaTAGCATTTGCAAATTCAGGCTCACCCCATTCCAAGCAAACAGGAGATGGAACAGTACTGACAAAAAGAG AGAGGCACGACACTGAAGAATTCAACTCCATGATCATCATCTCAACGTTACTGCTTCTATACAGCATTACAGTATTCACAATCCTCATAGGCCACAAG ttaaaacaaaagctgctaAATAGAAGTGGGAATGAAGGGCAGAGAACAGAGAACTGT AAAATCAGTAGCGGACGAAAAATTTTTCGAGCAATAGCCCAAGAacttcaaaagcagcagcacgctcagcactgccaccagCCC GATCATTTGGAGGATGACACAATTTATCAGAACAGATGA
- the LOC107320862 gene encoding transmembrane protein 180, with protein sequence MKLALEIHPNALAYSMTTLGAGMMNSIFNFYYVKLFLNRYRISEAAFHQAQVVFMIWNAVNDPLFGYIQDNSKLPCCSRRQFSILYGAPLYALAFLLPWFPWRYYEEGDWLSGLHLIVALCAFDGLLTFVLLAQCALFAEISTRHESRLQLIKYNQVATLIGSTSVLFCGLISDNMENFAYFQAFAVLIAALATACMYYTGKYSTSQYEQRGFPAEDADQGNGDRALSWSSVISLTKQIMTEKNFVFFVTMNFFQVFHLAFCNNFMMIFADNLIPRDVLSSSIRSIMYGAGFICPQCLVLLSHTSLKKFGYYRIILFSFYFEGAAAAIMFVLGPGHYYLLAFYLTTNMVIVQASFSLFNLPLADIVDADLMKHKRRSPLSSMVFGTNALFTKPAQSLAPMLVVTILNQFGYENLNNEVAQPDPSLFVGLHDAMFYLICLVPLGVAVIQILTWTPFSIQNSHMTAAH encoded by the exons ATGAAGTTGGCTTTGGAAATCCACCCCAATGCTCTGGCGTACTCCATGACCACGTTGGGTGCCGGGATGATGAACAGTATCTTTAATTTTTACTATGTCAAACTTTTCCTGAACCGATACAGAATTTCAGAAGCAGCGTTTCATCAAGCACAG GTTGTATTTATGATATGGAACGCCGTTAATGATCCACTTTTTGGCTATATTCAAGATAACTCCAAATTGCCGTGCTGCTCCAGACGCCAGTTCTCAATTCTCTACGGAGCTCCGTTATACGCATTAGCCTTTTTGCTTCCTTGGTTTCCTTGGAGATATTATGAAGAAGGTGACTGGCTGAGTGGTCTTCACCTCATTGTTGCATTATGTGCCTTTGATGGGTTGCTGACTTTTGTGCTGCTTGCTCAGTGCGCGCTCTTTGCAGAAATTTCAACAAGACATGAAAGCAGGCTCCAGCTTATAAAATACAACCAAGTAGCAACGCTAATCGGATCGACAAGTGTTCTCTTTTGTGGCCTGATATCAGATAATATGGaaaattttgcttattttcaggcttttgctgttttgattGCAGCGTTAGCGACAGCTTGTATGTATTACACAGGCAAATACAGTACCAGTCAGTATGAGCAGAGAGGATTTCCTGCTGAGGATGCTGATCAAGGAAATGGTGACAGAGCTCTCTCCTGGTCCTCGGTAATTTCATTGACCAAACAGATTATGACAGAGAaaaactttgtgttttttgttactATGAACTTCTTCCAAGTTTTCCACTTGGCGTTCTGCAACAATTTCATGATGATCTTTGCGGATAACCTCATTCCTCGGGATGTCCTTTCTTCTTCTATAAGAAGCATCATGTATGGAGCAGGCTTCATTTGTCCTCAG tgcctTGTTCTTCTCAGCCACACGTCGCTGAAGAAGTTTGGTTATTACAGGatcatcttgttttccttttactttgaaggagcagctgctgctatCATGTTTGTTCTAGGACCAGGACATTATTATCTCTTGGCATTTTATCTCACAACAAACAT GGTAATTGTACAAGCTTCGTTTAGTTTGTTCAATTTGCCTTTGGCGGATATTGTTGATGCAGATTTAATGAAGCACAAGCGAAG atCACCACTTTCCTCTATGGTTTTTGGTACCAATGCTTTATTTACCAAGCCTGCCCAGTCTTTGGCCCCAATGCTTGTGGTTACAATACTGAATCAATTTGGTTATGAGAACCTGAATAATGAAGTTGCTCAGCCTGATCCAAG TCTGTTTGTAGGTCTTCATGATGCCATGTTCTATTTGATCTGTCTGGTTCCACTTGGCGTTGCAGTCATACAGATCCTGACGTGGACTCCCTTTTCAATCCAGAATAGTCATATGACGGCTGCACACTGA